In a single window of the Tellurirhabdus bombi genome:
- a CDS encoding O-methyltransferase translates to MLNDQINFEEPIHFDAIWEETIAQNFGMPSDKQTGSLLRTLAATRPGGHLLELGTGTGISTCWLLDGMDDHSRLITVDNDEKPLSVARKYLGNDPRIEIHLDNGENVISRLPAESIDFIFADAWPGKYNHLTEALALLKKGGIYLIDDMLPQPNWPAGHGEKAARLVQWFEENEAFRITKMNWSTGLLLAVKK, encoded by the coding sequence ATGTTAAACGACCAGATCAACTTTGAGGAGCCGATTCATTTTGACGCCATTTGGGAAGAAACAATAGCCCAGAATTTTGGAATGCCTTCCGATAAACAGACCGGTTCGCTACTCCGGACGCTGGCTGCTACCCGGCCGGGTGGGCATCTTCTGGAACTCGGAACGGGTACCGGCATCTCTACTTGCTGGCTTCTCGATGGCATGGACGATCACTCCAGATTGATCACTGTCGACAATGACGAAAAACCGCTGTCGGTGGCTCGGAAATACCTGGGGAACGACCCCCGCATAGAGATCCATCTGGATAACGGCGAAAATGTGATTAGTCGCCTGCCTGCCGAGAGCATCGATTTTATCTTTGCTGATGCCTGGCCGGGCAAATACAATCACCTCACCGAAGCCTTGGCGTTACTCAAAAAAGGAGGTATTTATTTAATTGACGATATGCTTCCCCAACCCAACTGGCCGGCTGGACATGGCGAAAAAGCGGCCCGACTAGTGCAGTGGTTTGAAGAAAATGAAGCCTTTCGAATAACAAAAATGAATTGGTCGACAGGTTTATTATTGGCCGTGAAAAAATAA
- a CDS encoding IS5 family transposase produces the protein MRKYELNDAQWDKIQRLLPINNRPGRPWNSHRQTLNGILWILNSGAPWRDLPERYGSWKTIYDRFKRWQRDGTLAKILDHLQIELELPEAKKSASDVAMSNAV, from the coding sequence ATGCGTAAATATGAATTGAATGATGCGCAATGGGACAAGATTCAACGCCTTCTTCCCATTAATAATCGCCCTGGACGCCCCTGGAATTCTCATCGACAAACACTGAACGGAATTCTCTGGATTCTAAATTCTGGTGCCCCCTGGCGGGATTTGCCAGAACGATACGGTTCCTGGAAAACCATCTACGACCGTTTTAAGCGCTGGCAACGGGATGGAACACTAGCAAAAATATTAGATCATTTGCAGATCGAGTTGGAACTACCAGAAGCCAAAAAGTCGGCTAGCGATGTAGCCATGTCAAATGCAGTCTAA
- a CDS encoding LytR/AlgR family response regulator transcription factor, whose product MKKESVTHLTGEGNYAWLHYSDGRKHITAQTLKHLESVLPEYIRIHKSFLVNPAYIRKVKPFPHTLSGVVILVNGTELPVSRRRWPQVEDRLSRIRKGP is encoded by the coding sequence ATGAAAAAAGAATCAGTTACTCACTTAACCGGCGAGGGAAACTACGCCTGGTTACACTACTCTGATGGTCGAAAGCATATTACCGCCCAGACGCTGAAACACCTTGAATCCGTTCTGCCAGAGTACATCCGAATTCACAAAAGCTTTTTGGTTAACCCCGCTTACATCCGAAAGGTCAAGCCGTTTCCCCACACGTTGTCGGGTGTGGTTATTCTCGTGAACGGTACTGAACTTCCCGTCAGCCGACGTCGCTGGCCACAGGTTGAAGACCGGCTAAGCAGGATTCGAAAAGGGCCTTAA
- a CDS encoding cation:proton antiporter, with translation MILLTTLDFSLPLKNPVVIFSLVLFIILFAPILFNRIKVPHIIGLIIAGVIVGPYGLNLLVRDSSIVLFGTVGLLYIMFLAGLEIDLTEFKKNRNKILVFGLATFLLPLVCGALASYYLLGYGFLSSVLLASMFSTHTLVSYPIASRYGVTHNRAVLLTIGGTMITDILALLILAAISGMTRENVTASFWITLGGSSMAFVAVVFFVFPIIIRWFFKRFDDSVSQYIFVLAIVFLASFLAEAAGVEAIIGAFFSGLVLNKFVPHSSPLMNRIDFVGNALFIPFFLIGVGMLVDVGVLVKGTGALKVAGVIVVVAVATKYLAARLTQKAFNLTNEEGRLIFGLSTSHAAATLAIILVGYNIIIGEAPNGEPIRLLDEDVLNGTILLILVSCAISSFEVERAARKLALLEERNNASEEDTNEKILISLAYPDTVSEMVDFGLSMRPRKSKIPVYALHIVSDENETLQSGASAGRKMMDKAQMHAAATENTIIPLTRHDVSISNGIIYTIKEQNITSVVIGLHRSFSPKNFFGPVAEKILKNVLETIFVYQPVQPLNTLSRIVAAIPPNAELEPGFLHWLESLTIISKEVGLPLFFYAHPDTLEVLQDQNRLAANPVQAVYNAFSNWDDFLIFSRELKPNDLFFLVSSRKWHVSHNTQLDKLPYYLSNYFKNNSFIILFPKQLDHGVHIEDIEQADGSLIETLSEKMGAVNKAGNYLKGLFKK, from the coding sequence ATGATTTTATTAACCACTCTGGATTTCTCCTTACCGCTGAAAAATCCGGTAGTTATTTTTTCGCTTGTTCTCTTTATCATACTTTTTGCCCCTATTCTTTTCAATCGGATAAAAGTTCCTCACATCATCGGGCTGATTATTGCGGGCGTCATTGTAGGTCCGTATGGACTGAACTTGTTGGTGCGGGATAGTAGTATCGTCCTTTTTGGTACGGTTGGTCTCTTGTACATCATGTTTCTGGCAGGCCTGGAAATCGACCTGACGGAGTTTAAAAAGAATCGGAACAAGATCCTTGTTTTTGGGCTGGCTACGTTCTTATTGCCTCTGGTGTGCGGCGCGCTGGCCAGCTATTACCTGCTCGGCTACGGTTTTTTGTCGTCGGTCTTGCTGGCGAGTATGTTTTCGACCCACACGCTGGTGTCGTATCCAATCGCGAGCCGCTACGGAGTGACGCACAACCGGGCAGTGCTATTGACCATCGGGGGAACCATGATTACCGACATCCTGGCCCTGCTGATTCTAGCCGCTATTTCAGGCATGACGCGCGAAAATGTGACCGCCTCGTTCTGGATTACATTGGGCGGTTCTTCAATGGCTTTCGTTGCCGTCGTCTTTTTTGTGTTTCCCATTATCATCCGCTGGTTTTTCAAGCGCTTCGACGACAGCGTATCGCAGTATATTTTTGTACTGGCTATTGTATTTTTGGCTTCGTTTCTGGCCGAAGCGGCTGGTGTGGAAGCCATTATCGGGGCTTTTTTCTCGGGACTTGTTCTGAATAAATTTGTGCCGCATTCCTCACCACTCATGAATCGAATCGACTTTGTCGGCAATGCCCTGTTCATTCCTTTTTTTCTGATTGGCGTGGGTATGTTGGTAGACGTTGGCGTTCTGGTGAAAGGGACAGGGGCTTTAAAAGTGGCGGGTGTCATTGTGGTGGTTGCCGTAGCGACAAAGTACCTGGCCGCCCGATTAACCCAAAAGGCCTTTAATCTGACGAATGAGGAAGGGCGGCTAATTTTTGGCCTCAGCACCTCCCACGCGGCTGCTACGCTGGCGATTATTCTGGTCGGCTACAACATCATCATTGGTGAAGCGCCCAATGGCGAGCCCATCCGTTTGTTGGATGAAGACGTACTAAACGGGACCATCCTGCTGATTTTGGTGAGTTGCGCCATTAGTTCGTTTGAAGTCGAGCGGGCTGCCCGAAAACTGGCTTTGCTGGAAGAGCGAAATAATGCATCCGAGGAAGATACGAACGAGAAAATCCTGATTTCTCTCGCTTATCCCGATACCGTTTCAGAAATGGTCGATTTTGGCTTGAGCATGCGTCCCCGGAAAAGCAAGATTCCCGTTTATGCCCTGCATATCGTCAGTGATGAGAATGAAACCTTGCAAAGCGGTGCGAGTGCCGGGAGAAAAATGATGGATAAAGCGCAGATGCACGCGGCAGCCACCGAAAATACCATCATACCCCTAACCCGGCACGATGTCAGTATCAGCAACGGAATTATTTATACCATCAAAGAGCAGAATATAACGAGTGTGGTCATCGGCTTGCATCGTTCGTTTAGTCCAAAAAACTTTTTCGGTCCGGTGGCGGAGAAAATACTGAAAAATGTTCTCGAAACCATTTTCGTTTACCAGCCTGTTCAACCCCTGAATACCTTGAGCCGTATTGTGGCCGCTATTCCGCCTAACGCAGAACTGGAACCGGGTTTCTTACACTGGCTGGAGAGCCTGACTATTATCTCAAAAGAGGTAGGTCTACCGCTTTTTTTCTACGCCCACCCCGATACGCTGGAAGTTCTGCAAGACCAAAACCGGTTGGCTGCCAACCCAGTACAGGCTGTGTACAACGCCTTTAGCAATTGGGACGATTTTCTGATTTTTAGTCGCGAACTAAAGCCCAACGACCTGTTTTTTCTCGTTTCCTCCCGCAAATGGCATGTGTCGCACAACACCCAGCTGGATAAGCTCCCGTATTATTTATCCAATTACTTCAAGAACAATAGTTTTATCATCCTTTTCCCAAAGCAGCTGGATCATGGCGTCCACATCGAAGACATCGAGCAGGCGGATGGATCGCTTATAGAAACGCTTTCCGAGAAAATGGGTGCCGTTAATAAAGCCGGTAATTACCTGAAAGGACTGTTTAAAAAATAG
- a CDS encoding DUF421 domain-containing protein: MKKEEIHLVDWYRILVGNVPGSFYIEILIRVSVVYLILVVSMRLMGRRMASKLSRNEMAAMVSMAAAIGVPILDTQRGLLPVIIIACVIVVSQQLISRRAAKDESFEGVSQGIITILIENAVLKLDKMREVGISRELLFAQLRSEGIAHLGYVKRLYLEANGAFTLIEEKEPKPGLSILPFWDTEYIAEQEQVDDQLACSYCGQPHPSMNNKETPCPTCRRTEWVAPIK, from the coding sequence ATGAAAAAGGAAGAAATTCATTTAGTTGATTGGTACCGGATTTTGGTGGGTAACGTGCCGGGGTCTTTTTACATAGAAATTCTGATTCGAGTTTCTGTTGTTTACCTGATCCTGGTGGTTTCCATGCGTCTGATGGGACGGAGGATGGCCTCCAAATTGAGTCGCAACGAAATGGCAGCGATGGTTTCCATGGCGGCCGCTATTGGGGTGCCTATCCTGGATACGCAGCGTGGGTTGTTGCCTGTCATTATCATTGCCTGCGTTATTGTGGTTTCCCAGCAATTAATCTCCCGACGCGCGGCTAAAGATGAAAGCTTTGAGGGAGTTTCGCAGGGAATTATCACGATTTTGATCGAGAATGCCGTTTTGAAACTAGATAAAATGCGGGAGGTTGGCATTAGCCGGGAGTTGTTATTTGCGCAGCTCCGCTCAGAAGGAATTGCTCATCTGGGCTACGTGAAACGCCTTTATCTAGAGGCCAACGGGGCCTTCACGCTGATCGAAGAGAAAGAGCCGAAGCCGGGCCTGTCTATTTTGCCTTTCTGGGATACAGAATACATCGCCGAGCAGGAGCAGGTTGACGATCAATTGGCTTGCAGTTATTGTGGACAACCGCATCCGTCAATGAATAATAAAGAGACGCCTTGCCCTACCTGCAGACGAACGGAATGGGTAGCGCCCATTAAATAG
- a CDS encoding YetF domain-containing protein, translating to MKKDEIHLGDWKRILIGDAPFEFLLEVFIRTSLIYLIFLVTMRLLGKRMNGQLTNLEMIVMLTLGAIISPAMQLPDRGLLSGALALVCALAFLRGTSLLGFKNSKAEKIIQGTATVLIKDGVILLEEMAKNRLSHQQVYAALRSGEVYNVGKVKRLYLEGYGMFSIFEEPEDKPGLSVLPPDDDEIHTIHRSTEGKFVACRNCGNTIAAQPKPGLCPICQSDQWVAAVI from the coding sequence ATGAAAAAAGATGAAATTCATTTAGGAGACTGGAAGCGCATATTGATTGGCGATGCCCCCTTCGAATTCTTGCTGGAGGTGTTTATTCGGACGTCGCTGATCTACTTGATCTTTCTGGTAACCATGCGTTTGCTGGGTAAGCGCATGAATGGTCAGCTTACGAATCTGGAAATGATTGTTATGCTGACCCTGGGGGCTATTATATCACCAGCCATGCAGCTACCTGATCGTGGTTTATTGTCTGGAGCGCTGGCCTTGGTTTGTGCACTGGCTTTTTTGAGGGGAACAAGCCTTTTGGGTTTTAAAAACAGCAAAGCGGAAAAAATAATCCAGGGAACGGCAACGGTCCTGATTAAAGATGGGGTTATTCTTTTGGAAGAAATGGCTAAAAACCGCCTGTCTCACCAGCAAGTTTATGCAGCTCTGCGTAGTGGTGAGGTTTATAACGTTGGCAAGGTAAAGCGTTTATATTTAGAGGGTTATGGGATGTTTAGTATTTTTGAAGAACCGGAAGATAAACCCGGTTTGTCGGTATTACCGCCCGATGACGACGAAATACACACCATTCACCGCTCCACTGAAGGGAAATTCGTTGCTTGCAGGAATTGCGGAAATACGATAGCTGCTCAGCCTAAACCGGGTCTTTGTCCAATCTGTCAGTCTGACCAATGGGTAGCGGCTGTAATCTGA
- a CDS encoding alpha-amylase family protein — protein sequence MKRLLLIFGISLFTACQKEAKETQKTPTPPVATPTDFIEELWYKNSFIYNLDVEVFKDSDGDGVGDFKGLTQQLDYLKGLGVDAIWLAPFQPTPSQDDGYDVADFYGIDRRLGTNSDFDEFMRAANQRGIRVMMDMVINHTSNQHPWFQEARRNKNSRYRSWYVWSKERPEKWDTGMVFPGVQKAVWTYDSVASEYYYHRFYEFQPDLNAQNPEVQQEFRKIIKHWLDKGIAGFRLDAVPFLIEVAHSDFDPDHPQHQYDMISLLRQYIQWHKKDAIMLGEANVDPKEQEPYFGKDGQGIQTMFNFFANQYLFYGLASGEVEPLVKALNDTKQIPFNAQWAFFLRNHDEIDLDRLSDQERAKAYAKFGPDTNMQLYNRGIRRRLAPMLGDLRQIEMAYSLLFSLPGTPVIRYGEEIGMGDDLTLKERLSVRTPMQWSNQPNAGFSTTGNTVRPVITKGMYGYPQRNVAAQLSDSASLLNRIKQFSKLRKSCPEIGWGKWTVLNTNSTNLLAIRYDWEGRSLVMVHNFSSEPQQFQLTTGLKQATTLVSLFDQAKTNAEANGTNALQLPGYGYNWYRLTK from the coding sequence ATGAAAAGATTACTCCTGATTTTTGGTATAAGCCTATTTACAGCCTGTCAGAAAGAAGCTAAAGAAACTCAAAAGACACCAACGCCTCCAGTTGCAACTCCAACGGACTTTATTGAAGAATTATGGTATAAAAACAGTTTTATTTATAACCTTGATGTAGAGGTATTTAAGGACTCCGACGGCGACGGTGTCGGTGATTTCAAGGGATTAACCCAGCAATTGGATTACCTCAAGGGCCTGGGCGTTGACGCCATTTGGCTGGCTCCTTTTCAGCCGACGCCCAGCCAGGATGATGGTTATGATGTAGCTGATTTTTACGGCATTGACCGCCGTCTTGGCACCAACTCCGATTTTGACGAGTTCATGCGTGCCGCCAACCAGCGTGGGATTCGGGTTATGATGGATATGGTGATAAACCACACCTCTAACCAGCACCCCTGGTTTCAGGAAGCCCGGCGCAACAAAAACTCCCGCTATCGCTCGTGGTACGTCTGGTCAAAAGAAAGACCCGAAAAATGGGACACAGGCATGGTTTTTCCGGGGGTGCAAAAAGCAGTCTGGACCTACGATTCCGTGGCTAGTGAATATTATTACCACCGCTTCTATGAATTTCAACCGGACCTGAACGCCCAAAATCCAGAGGTCCAACAGGAGTTTCGGAAAATTATTAAGCACTGGCTCGATAAAGGCATTGCCGGATTTCGGCTCGACGCGGTTCCCTTCCTGATTGAGGTTGCCCATTCAGACTTTGATCCGGACCATCCACAACATCAGTACGACATGATTTCTCTTCTGCGGCAATACATTCAGTGGCATAAAAAAGATGCCATCATGCTGGGAGAAGCCAACGTCGATCCGAAAGAACAGGAGCCTTATTTTGGCAAAGACGGGCAGGGCATTCAGACAATGTTTAATTTCTTTGCCAATCAGTATCTTTTCTACGGATTGGCTTCGGGCGAGGTAGAACCCCTTGTCAAAGCGCTGAACGATACCAAACAAATACCTTTCAACGCGCAGTGGGCTTTCTTTTTGCGCAACCACGACGAAATTGACCTGGATCGACTCAGCGACCAGGAACGCGCCAAAGCTTACGCCAAGTTTGGGCCAGATACCAACATGCAGCTCTATAACCGGGGAATTCGTCGGCGATTGGCCCCCATGCTGGGCGATCTCCGCCAGATCGAAATGGCGTATAGCCTCCTGTTTTCCTTACCCGGTACGCCGGTTATCCGGTACGGTGAGGAAATCGGCATGGGCGATGACCTGACCCTTAAAGAACGCCTTTCCGTTCGAACACCCATGCAGTGGTCCAACCAACCGAACGCTGGCTTTTCGACCACGGGTAATACTGTTCGTCCGGTAATTACAAAAGGGATGTATGGCTATCCGCAACGAAACGTAGCCGCCCAGTTGTCCGATTCGGCTTCTCTTCTAAATCGAATCAAACAGTTTTCCAAGCTACGCAAATCCTGCCCGGAGATTGGATGGGGAAAATGGACTGTTCTTAACACCAACTCGACCAACCTGCTGGCAATTCGGTACGATTGGGAGGGGCGTTCGCTAGTCATGGTTCATAATTTTAGCAGTGAACCGCAACAGTTTCAGCTCACAACCGGCCTTAAACAGGCAACCACGCTGGTTAGCCTTTTTGACCAGGCTAAAACCAACGCAGAAGCCAACGGCACCAACGCCCTGCAATTGCCAGGGTACGGATATAATTGGTATCGACTAACAAAATAA
- a CDS encoding MCP four helix bundle domain-containing protein produces MKWSFIIQQKLKAALLLTAIMALIILSTFISRSNIRGMDNSFSAIYEDRLVPTIDIVYISENLYHKRIALSRHFLSDTRVTSPAIKVQLQAHNQCIDSLINAFEKTNLVKEESASLSALKSHIKAYTSLEQNVLQLLEADNKKAGQELFEQQGTLVFQQAIKQLNKLTKIQSVVGQKLLKDSHSEAIQFQAVSTFQITIAIVIGLLILGLIHSAKITDRGNQPFHLN; encoded by the coding sequence ATGAAATGGTCATTTATCATACAGCAAAAATTAAAAGCGGCCCTTCTGCTAACGGCAATTATGGCGCTTATTATTCTGAGTACCTTTATTTCCAGAAGTAATATCCGTGGAATGGACAATTCTTTTTCAGCCATTTATGAGGATCGGCTGGTTCCTACCATCGACATCGTCTATATAAGTGAAAATCTGTACCACAAGCGAATTGCGCTGAGCAGGCATTTTTTGTCAGACACGCGGGTCACCTCCCCGGCTATTAAAGTCCAGCTTCAGGCACATAATCAGTGCATTGACTCGTTAATCAATGCGTTTGAGAAAACGAATCTGGTTAAAGAAGAATCGGCAAGCCTGTCGGCATTGAAGAGCCATATCAAAGCCTATACCTCGCTGGAGCAAAACGTCCTGCAACTGCTGGAAGCGGACAACAAAAAAGCAGGACAGGAGCTGTTTGAACAACAAGGTACGCTTGTCTTTCAGCAAGCTATTAAACAGTTAAACAAACTTACTAAAATACAATCTGTTGTCGGTCAGAAACTGCTTAAGGACTCCCACAGCGAAGCGATCCAGTTTCAGGCCGTATCTACCTTTCAGATTACAATTGCCATTGTCATTGGGTTACTGATTCTGGGCTTGATCCACAGCGCGAAAATAACGGATCGAGGGAATCAGCCTTTTCACCTTAACTGA
- a CDS encoding AsmA-like C-terminal region-containing protein, producing MTRLSHWAKVLLAAAVIFLLVGLLIPLLLATVYKDQIVSTIREEFAQHSEQRLADFDVHFSLLRHFPRLSVAVDNVSIRDNISSAQSEVLGIRQAQVVIGLTDFLQKRWTIRRVLLKGLNYHQWVDSTGKKTALVWKAAKRQSSGAGKGHLVDIAALRIEDARITVENAYKSTGFALLVHHADLKGDLSKPALRLHGTLNGTVQHISSRKLKIFRQQPFTATASYDYNPATKTGTIHHTQLKANGSVIAFSGRHQKLPDQEHSLLDLRLSGAQPARILLTDLLPDSLKNYADDPALKRPFTFKFHMHGRSGPKTRPHSRMAFQFSARDYHWPQSPLVIQALQVQGEFDNGKKNTLETSTLTIQQFKMQADTNTISVQGRLTNLKSPVLEGTVIGNLSLTQMAHLMKWSGDSLYSGTASIDLALNSPLRPTGTSDSSLIEPFWKGTLQVRNGCFQVASESGHCTALNADIAFMQEDNLLQIREVSGKLDGRSFRINGEIRNLLRYWLQVGHKAYPVRSRLEAHWSEMDFSNLKLRRPAKNKPDKPSPPPDSLLSDFLFGAECLATVQVDKVRLPSRENLSNVFVRIHKQGELVRIPQVQCQTTYGGHIAGLGQFRLNQNGIQQPYAALTLSYPSLDLQNLFAFLSELNGVQTNYRRPTRKRKNELDYRFDLEVKANKLAYRALKGENFALKTVIRDEEARLERLTMNAFNGRLGARGVLKLNGPSANQYPVRLNVNLRQVDLYHLFRAADELQLDVFKSENIRGNLDCSIVYRAELDETFLPDLNRTTAYTRATLREMELINVEPIQQALHFLPKAKTSHIYFQDVEVRFLLAQNRIMTPGVNLTNNLSHLHLGGDYTLNQTGSFLVEVGLMDLLFGNNKRRIRQIQTVDSTRLGNSFKSRLFLQRGNSGKYHLKISGRRDFETRRNALRYRWASELGRQKIDTTFAR from the coding sequence ATGACACGGCTTTCTCATTGGGCTAAGGTGCTGCTGGCAGCCGCAGTTATTTTCTTACTAGTTGGCTTACTCATCCCGCTTCTCTTAGCCACGGTCTACAAAGATCAGATTGTTTCAACAATACGCGAGGAATTTGCCCAGCACTCGGAGCAGCGATTGGCCGATTTTGACGTTCATTTCTCGCTTCTCCGCCACTTTCCACGCCTCTCGGTAGCTGTCGATAATGTTTCCATTCGGGATAATATCAGTTCTGCCCAAAGCGAGGTTCTTGGCATTCGACAAGCGCAGGTAGTGATTGGCTTAACCGATTTTCTGCAAAAACGCTGGACAATCCGCAGAGTACTACTAAAAGGCCTTAATTATCACCAGTGGGTCGATTCTACGGGCAAAAAAACGGCTCTGGTTTGGAAAGCGGCCAAAAGACAAAGCTCGGGAGCTGGAAAAGGGCACTTGGTTGATATTGCCGCCTTACGAATTGAAGATGCCCGCATAACCGTAGAAAATGCTTATAAAAGCACAGGATTTGCGCTTCTTGTTCATCACGCTGATTTAAAAGGTGACCTGAGTAAGCCCGCCTTGCGCCTGCACGGTACGCTCAACGGCACGGTTCAACACATTAGCAGCCGAAAATTAAAGATATTCCGGCAGCAACCGTTTACCGCAACGGCTTCCTATGATTATAATCCCGCCACCAAAACCGGCACCATTCATCATACCCAGCTCAAAGCCAATGGCTCAGTAATTGCGTTTAGTGGAAGGCACCAGAAACTACCTGATCAGGAACACTCCCTGCTGGATTTACGGTTGTCAGGCGCCCAGCCGGCCCGGATTCTGCTTACCGATTTGCTCCCGGATTCACTCAAAAATTACGCGGATGATCCCGCCCTCAAGCGCCCTTTCACCTTTAAATTTCACATGCACGGCCGAAGCGGGCCCAAAACGCGGCCCCATAGTCGGATGGCATTTCAGTTTTCGGCCCGCGATTATCACTGGCCCCAAAGTCCGCTGGTCATTCAGGCCCTACAGGTTCAGGGAGAATTTGACAATGGTAAAAAGAATACGCTGGAAACCTCCACGCTTACCATCCAGCAGTTTAAAATGCAGGCTGATACCAATACCATTTCGGTGCAGGGACGCCTAACGAACTTAAAATCACCCGTCCTCGAGGGGACCGTTATCGGCAATCTTTCCCTGACGCAAATGGCACACCTGATGAAATGGTCGGGCGATTCGCTCTACAGTGGTACCGCTTCCATCGATCTGGCCCTGAATAGCCCTTTACGACCTACGGGTACGTCGGATTCGTCCTTGATCGAGCCCTTCTGGAAAGGCACCCTTCAGGTCCGGAACGGCTGCTTCCAGGTGGCTTCAGAATCCGGTCATTGCACGGCACTCAACGCAGATATCGCGTTTATGCAAGAAGACAATCTGCTTCAAATTCGGGAGGTAAGCGGTAAACTGGACGGACGCTCTTTCCGCATCAACGGCGAAATCAGAAATTTACTTCGGTATTGGTTGCAGGTTGGCCATAAAGCCTATCCGGTTCGGTCGCGGCTAGAGGCCCACTGGTCCGAAATGGATTTTTCTAACCTTAAGCTGCGTCGACCTGCCAAAAACAAACCCGACAAACCAAGTCCGCCACCCGATAGCCTTTTGTCGGACTTTCTGTTCGGCGCCGAGTGTCTGGCCACTGTTCAGGTTGATAAAGTGCGGCTTCCCTCGCGCGAGAACCTAAGCAATGTGTTTGTACGGATTCATAAGCAGGGAGAACTAGTTCGGATTCCGCAAGTGCAGTGCCAGACCACGTACGGGGGCCATATCGCGGGTTTAGGACAGTTTCGCCTGAATCAAAATGGCATTCAGCAACCTTACGCCGCGCTGACCCTCTCCTATCCTTCCCTGGATCTACAAAACCTATTTGCTTTTTTGTCGGAGTTGAACGGAGTGCAAACCAACTACCGTCGCCCTACTCGAAAGCGCAAAAATGAGTTGGACTACCGATTTGATCTGGAGGTAAAGGCTAATAAGCTGGCTTACCGGGCACTCAAAGGCGAAAACTTTGCGCTTAAGACTGTTATTCGGGACGAGGAAGCTCGGCTTGAGCGCCTGACCATGAATGCTTTCAATGGACGCCTGGGCGCACGCGGCGTATTAAAACTGAATGGTCCATCGGCCAATCAATACCCGGTTCGCCTGAACGTCAACCTGCGCCAGGTCGATTTGTACCACCTTTTCCGGGCCGCCGATGAACTGCAACTGGACGTTTTCAAAAGTGAGAATATTCGGGGTAATCTGGATTGCTCCATTGTTTACCGCGCAGAGCTGGATGAAACCTTTTTGCCCGACCTCAACCGGACAACGGCCTACACCCGCGCTACGCTTCGGGAAATGGAATTAATCAATGTGGAACCCATTCAGCAGGCGCTTCATTTTTTGCCTAAAGCCAAAACAAGTCATATTTATTTTCAGGATGTAGAAGTGCGGTTCCTTTTGGCGCAAAACCGAATTATGACGCCGGGAGTCAACCTGACCAACAATCTTTCCCATCTGCATCTCGGGGGCGATTATACCTTAAATCAGACGGGTTCGTTTCTGGTGGAAGTTGGCCTGATGGATTTGCTATTTGGTAACAACAAACGACGCATTCGCCAGATACAAACGGTGGATTCGACTCGTCTGGGCAATTCCTTCAAAAGTCGCCTGTTTTTGCAACGGGGTAATTCGGGCAAATATCACCTGAAGATTTCAGGCCGCCGCGATTTTGAAACCCGACGAAACGCCTTGCGCTACCGGTGGGCCAGCGAATTGGGACGCCAAAAAATTGATACGACATTTGCCCGCTAA